The Vigna angularis cultivar LongXiaoDou No.4 chromosome 6, ASM1680809v1, whole genome shotgun sequence genome contains the following window.
ATGATCCTCTCGTTGACAAATTTTTACTATGCTTGCCATCTTCAGCTTCAGGATCAGACAAGAGTAGTCATCTCATCTctaccattttattttttgaaccTAACATTAATAGGACCATGTGAGAAAATACTGACAAAAAGTGTTTTTGGGTCCCCAGGAGGATCTCTGTGGAAAGCCTTGCTGAGTGTGCCAGTAGTTGTGATTGTAATATTGATTGTGGTTATTATGGTGAAATGTTTGTCCAAGAAGAAGGGTCGTAAACCGGTTGACTTGCAAGACATCACTGCATGGTCTGGATTGTACTGGTTCTGCAAAACGGAAATTGAGAATGCCATGAATTATGGTGGTCGAAAGATAAGCCTTGGACGTGGAAGTGCAGGGCATGTATATAGAGGCGTTCTACCCAGTGGTCAAATAGTGGCCATCAAGCATTTAACAAAGAGTAATACCTCTGAGTCTTTCACTCGAGAAATTGAAGGCCTTTCAAGGCTTCGTCATCCAAACTTGGTTTGCCTCTTTGGCTGCTGCATTGAAGGGGATGAGAGATATTTAGTCTATGAATTTTGTGCAAACGGGAATCTTGCTCAACATCTCTTACGTAATGTCCTCTCCCTTAAATGGAAGAACTAGACCAAATATTTTATCCATACAAATGCATCTAAATCTTTGATTATCCCTTAAactgttttatatatatatatatatatatatatatatatatatatatatatatatatatatatatatatatgtctctATTTTTCAGGAAGAGACAGTCACTTGACCTGGGAAACAAGAGTGAGAATTTTGAGAGATTGTTCGTTTGCACTCAAGTACCTCCACCATCATATAGAAGGCTGTGTTGTCCATAGAGATATTAAGGCAAGTAACATGCAATGAAAATTTGAATATGTTGTATATTGCACTTGAAAACAACAAGCAAATACATGTACAATTGTTTTGGGTTAGCTCTATGATAATGCCTCTCACTGGTTCTAATTTTATAGCTTACGAACATTCTTTTGACTGAGAAATACCAAGCGAAACTGTCAGATTTTGGACTGTCAAAGGTGATGGGAATCAAAGAGAGCAAGGTTTTTACCGATGTAAGAGGAACCATAGGCTACATGGATCCAGAATACATGAGTAATGCCAAGCTAACGTGTGCCAGTGATGTATATAGTTTTGGTATTGTTGCTTTGCAAATATTGTCTGGACAGAAAGTCATAGAGTTGGATCTTGATGCCAGAGACCAGCTCACAAGGAAGGTACTTAAAAATATGTTCATTATCATATTTCCATGCCATTCAATGATTCAACTAAAAATGagataatttgaaatttgttttgtaggCAAGAGATGTGAGTATGGGAAAGCGCCCATTGTCTGATTTTGAAGACCCACGACTAAAAGGAAAGGTTGATAAGGCAGACTTCGAAGCCATCCTACAAATTGCAGTGTTGTGTGTTGCCAAATCAAGCAAAGGTCGACCAACCATTGAGGTAGTTTTTGATGAATTGGACAAGGTCTGCATGGACACAGAAACCAAGAtggtaaatatatatttctcaaGTTACTCCTAATCTCATTCTAACTATGTTTACAAATTAATGTGTCAAGCCCTTTTGTGCTAGTCCTTGCCTTGTGTTTATCAAATTTACATctgttttttttgtttgcagAAGGTAAAGAAGGATGAGAGTTCATCATCAAACTCCACCCCCAGCTCCAAATCCTCCAAATCAGCTCCTCTTTGACATAAAGGgtattgtgttgtgttgttgTTCTATTAGTCTGTGAGATGAAACATGAAAATGTAGTGTAAATGGAATTAGAAAATGAAGATATATTACAAGTGATATACTGTTTTCAGCATCTTACTATGGTACAAAATTGGGATCTCTTTCATTCACAGTGTGTTCTGCTGAACTACTGATCCGACCAAATGATTCATTTGGTGGGTAGAGAATCAAATCTATTGAGCAATCATCCAGATCTTAGATATATAAAAGGTGTTATTATAGACTTATAGTGATAGCAATTCAAATacacttcttttcttttggcTCTATGTATATTTGGATATTTAATAATGAAAGGTCCAGAATGgaataaacataaataagatTGAATTGGATAATCTGTATGACTTTCTTGGCGTGAATTACTATCAATTGTAAATTGTTGATGTATTTACATATAATGATATGTATTTTTGGTATTTATAAattctttctttattaatttactaACAGAGAAGTGATTTACACTGTTTAAATCtggtttatattttaaaaatcattttgcaaacattaaaaatataaactcatGAATTTAGAATACGAAAAACATTTCTGacaaactattttatatttgtaattgttaattgaaaaaaaaaattgttgtactactttctcttctctcataTCCATTATCatgtatttattttgttaaaagtgatttttcaCTTATTCTCAAGTGTAGTGTTAAggatataatttttctaaataatactCTTCTAGTGTTGTTGACcaataataaaacaatagaaaaaatgTGTGCAGGATCTAAAAGTTAGTAGTTATGCCAATTAGTGATCAATTTGTGTTAGTTGTCAGAAAATTTGGACTTTAACTCCTTTgcttaaataaaagaaatattggcacaaatttgaagtttaatatCTCTATTTatggtaaaagaaaaataaaaaactctcTACgcttttttcatgttttatgAGAATGTGTGAATATCTTAATGCATCTAACACGCATTCAATTTCTacgaacaaaaaaaattataaaagtatcacaactttgttttatcaatcttaaaataaataattatggaTAATgagataattttaataaaatagctGTTTGGTTTAATTAATCCATTTTGTTTTTTGAGGTGTCAACACTTGACAATGTTCCAAAAGTTACAAAGCATTAATGGTAAAATTGATAATGTAAGATCAACCATCTTTAGGAATCATAGGAAGAATATGCCTCAGTCTCAAATGAAAATTATGATTATTAATACCAATGGACAACATTAGGTGTGTTGTCGgagttttagttttagttttgtaaTATTTAGTACCTCTTCAAGTTTACTACGTTAATCAATGTTAAAACCTAGATTTTACAAGATAGAGGAATTGCAAACTTTGATCAAATTATTTAGTCctttataaaaatcataaagaaGTTTGGGCTAGTTGCATACCCAAACTTTGAGACAACTCGTGTAAGTGAGAATGGTTGATAAATATATGTGAACCTTGAAAAGATGACATTTGACACATGATCTAACATTCTTCTAGTTAGTGCTACTAAAAACATTATATTGAATCCACCAAATCAATAGGGATGGATATCCACAGCACGACGCAAGATTTAATTATCACATGCATATATATGATGACAGAAGGAAACACAATAGAATTGCCAAAAATATTACATAACACAAAACTAAGATCACTATTTCCAATAATGTCAAGAATCTTCTATCGAAATTCACAGTTATTGTCTGTCTTTGTTCACGAACTAAAGGtagatacaaaaaaaaaatccaaaaccttctaaaaaataagtatataagtGTGTAAATATTTGAGGTGTTATATGGTTGTTCGAGATTGTTTGAAAATAGCGGATAGCAGATATTGTTATCTTACTTATTTCACTCGACCATACGTATAAACAAACATTGACAGAAGTGTACAAAGCATGATATGATGCCGAATTAAGTGGTGACTGCAACCATGCAGACAAGGATAATCGATTTTTATGGTGAATGAACATTTGACTGTTGTTTTGATTCCCTATTGCTGGTGTAATCTAAATGCATGCTGCTCCTTTCCTTGGACCTTATGCTGCTGCTGCCATTGTCTGAGTGAACAATATCACTACTGATTTGGCCGATTGAAATGTTCCCTTTTACGTATGTTGCCACATCCCACTGCTACTTGAATTGGATGAAGGACTTCTCTTGTTGCTCCTCTTTTGCTTACTGCTCCTCTGATTTAACGAAGATTTCTTTTGCCTACTTTTCCTACTGATTGAGACGCGTCCATGATCTAAATAATCAATGGTGCTGCTCTTGAGGCTCGATTTGGAGCAGAGTCTCTTTACTGACTTCAGGACTGTAATTATGTTGGTTTTCATTCTCATAATATTCATACTCAGATTCTCAGGCGTCTTCactttcttgttatttttcaCTAACCTGGTTTTTAGAAGATCCACTGTCATCGCTAGAAGAAGAGTATTCACCGGAGGAGCTATTGTTGTTGCCACCACCACCCTCTGGACAAGCAGTCGAAAGAAAACTCAGAGCAGTTACAACATCACTCATCAAAGGACGGGCTGCTGCTTCCTCCTGCAAGCACATGGCTGCTATTGCAACAACTTGGTTCAAATCCTTTTCTGGgaaatcatttttcaaatttggaTCTGCCATATCTGGATACCTCTTTGGATCCCTAAATATGGGTTGTGCCTGCTCAATAATAATAAGGACAAATGTACATAATTAACCAAATACATATTGTTTCATATTCTCCTCAAGTCAACCTAAAACATTTTCCTTAGATACATTACCTCGTATAAATTTTCTGTTGTTCATCAATCAGAATCAAATCAAGTTTCACTTccataattttacattaaaaaaaaaaccctaatttgtAGATTacttattgtatttttttattgaaaagaataCTAAACTATAAAGAACTATGCGTGTGTCTCGTCTTTTTTCCACATTTTTTACTGTTTGGTGGAATTCCTGTAGGAACTATAACTCATTAAGAAACATAGTAAATTTTTTCCAACATAATCAAAGTCCAAATTAAGGAGGTTGTTATAGGTATACCCATGAAACTAGATTCTGCTCATCGTGTGATCTTGTGGTGTCAACCGCACGCCGTCCAGTAATGAGCTCTAGCAAGACAACTCCAAAACTGTAGACATCTGATTTCAAGGTGAGGTTACCTGTTCTTACGTACTCAGGAGCACTGTAACCATAAGTGCCCATAACTCTTGTGGGTACAATGTTCGCCTTATCGTTGCCAGCAAGTTTGGCCAATCCATAATCTGATAGTTTTGCATTGAAATCATCATCTAGCAAGATGTTTGCAGATTTCAAGTCTCGATATATGATTGAAGGGTTGGCCTTGTCGTGCAAGTACCACAATCCTTTCGCAGCATGTGATGCTATTTTCATTCTGCTGTACCAATCTAATGGAGGTTCATCTGGTCTCCTCTCTGTTATAAAACCAAACACatgttttattttggttttacaAGGTAGCCTTTTACCAAAACTAACTAGGTAAGTCAATAAGCAAAATGACATTATACGAAAAAACAAGACAAAGATAATGTATTGTggtcatataatatatataatttcagaTGGAATATTCCAGTAAGGTGTGAGTATACCAAGAAGACGGGCTTCTAACGAGCCACCTGGCATGAACTCATACACCAAAAGACGTTGATCTCCATCAGCGCAATAACCGGTGAGTTTGACGAGGTTGTCATGGTTCAAGAGGCTTAACATCAAAACCTCAACCAGAAAATCCTTACATCCTTGCGCCCCATTTCGGTCAAGTTGCTTCACTGCTACCACCTGGGTAGGGAAACAAAACACAGTGTGAAATTGAATTCAATTGTTTTTTATGAACCAAAAATTGAAGGACTTGTGATATGACCTGCCCGGTTGCAGGAATTGTTCCCTTGTAAACTCTGCCAAAGCAACCTTCACCCATCAAACATTCTTGTCGGAAATTCTTCGTTGCAATTGCCAGTTCACGGAACGTGAAATTTTGCGCTTGAATATTTGAAGTGTCAACATTGTTTGGATCATCTGCCTTTGGTTTTTTCACGTCTACATTTCACCCGAGTGTTTAATTTTCAATCATTAGACCTTTCAAACAGCATTGTCTCTTACacaatattttgattaaatgaaTGACATAGAACGAAgtaaatttgaattgtttgtgTTCATTGATCTTACCCGGAGGTTTTGTTGCTATAAAGTTTTCTTGGTGTTGTGTAGGCCCTTGCTGCTCCCTCCTGCTATTGCATTTCTTAGTCTTTGAAAAACACGGAAAACAATTCATTCTTGTAAATttgtagaaagaaaaaacaaaaggtGAAAGTAGGATTGTAGGTTGGAATATATATAGTGTATGTGGAGGTTTTGGTTCTAAAGAATATTTTCATTCAATCAAAGAATGGTTATGGTGATGCAAAGGTGAAAATGAAAGCCTCCATGAACTCTGGTTGAATTGAGCAATGGACGGAGGTTCCCCCAAGTGAGATTGAAGGACCCCGAGCAGAGGCTATAAATCAAAATGAAAGGGAAACAAACAGCAGAAGGTGAAAAGGAGGAGGAGTTAGGCATGCATGTATGAGAGGAATAGCAAAATGATGACGTTTTCTCAGAAGACTCGGAGAGAAAAAGGGGGAATTTTGGGTGGACATCATTATGAGCTGTCCCTTTTAGATGCCTTCCTACAAATGTGGAACTTATATTTCACTTTTACTATATTGTCTTCCAATCCAACCATGCATGGCTAGCCTCTAACGTTTTCCTTTCGTTAATTATGGTTACATTTTGACTCCAATTCTATATCATCGTTTTTATgcctaaaatatttttttttattcttattatttcaCATCTATGCCATacatagattttaaatttcagttTAAGTACAACTCCTGATTTTTTATTCCTCAAATTAGAATAACACAACGCAGTTACATAGAGTTCTTCAATTCAGTCTTTGAAAATGAAGTGAAATTTCTGGTTATATTTGACTATATTTAAAATGGTACTATATAGTTCATGCATGctgaattaatttaaatgatttatatttcattttatatataatatatattatatataaaaatcattataaatttgTGATGAACATAAAGTATATTATTGTGGTGGGTTGAAAGTGTGTAAATGGTATTGAATTTGATGGTGCACATGGAACCAAATTTGGGCACATGATATGAGAAAGCTAAGGAGTAAACACGTCAAAAGAGTTCCCAATTGCAGTAAAGATGTGAATGGAACATAAAGACACTTCCTCTCTCGTACctttaaagatatatatatatatatatatatatatatatatatatatatatatatatatatatatatatatatatgctaaaCCCCATCTCATTATACTCATTCTACTCCTCATCAAATCACATCATTGCTCTATCATTACCTTATCCATACCTACACTCATTATTCAACTAATTCTAATAACTTTTTagctttaatttttaatatttttcttgtttcttttttcttacaattttataaatgaatttattatacATGCTCAATTATTTGAATATGTTTGCTACCTATACTAAGTAATCCTTGATGAGTGCATGAAAAATTCCTTGCTTTTGCACCTCTACAAGGTAAGAAAATGAATGGGAGAAACACAACCATCTAATATGGATTCAATAAGATTAGTTGAAGACGGATTAAACATGTTTGTCTCTCATTTtcccttttttaaaaaaagtatttttgtatTGCCTATCTCAGAATTATCATGTTCTTGACCCACTGTCTTTTTTCTTACCCTGATCAAGGAGTTTCAATTCCTTCTTCAAGCAatcttttcacattctttatCATAAtgagtttgttttttattcatgGTTGGCGTGAAAATAATTAAgagaatatattattaaagagtttgaaatcattaatatatatgtgactttcaatttataatataaattttaaaatggttgtatatattcataaatttgtaatgcatgataatttattattcattcCGTTGATTATAATCTTAACCTTTTGAAAAGTGTAGATTACAGTGACATTTATTGGGTTTTCTCAAAGTATTTTCatattccaattttttttatattctacacaaactttcatattattttctaaattttatgaTGTCACTATTTCTTTTACATTATACATTAAATGATTTACATTTAAATCCCATAAAAGATCGCTGCAATGGTAAAAGAAAGGAAATGTAAACTgtaatttgaaatgtttttttcttaaagaaaacaatttaattaattcatacattttaatattttaatatatttttttatgttttaatttattatcaaattgaCCACTCTATGTCTCGATCGAGGAATGTATTTAACGGAAAGAGTGAGTTTTTCAGTAGAACTATTTACATAAAATACTGCATGTTGTTGTTCTtagtgaataaataaatataatccaGTTAAATTCATGAACAGTAATGGAAAAACACATAAAAGTATTACTTATAAGTTAATTATTCGATTATTCAAATTTTACGGTAGTtgtatttgaaatttgttaataaatattcaatgaaAGATTTTACAAgaaatttctatataaatattggtcaaaattaagattttggatcatgtttttaaaatgtgaactttaaattaatatataaatataacatttataagaATTGCTTAAAAATAtctaacataaaataatttatttaaattaaaataaggatTTAGTGGGCttgataaaatcatttaaagtaaaatatgaactcactattttttttatgataaatttgcATGTTAGATGTGAGGTGTGAGTATGAAAGACGAGGTATCACGGAAGAGCGTGCGCAGGGTATAACTATCGGAACAGAgcattattatgttattattaattaaccaAATCCATAAGTAttgttaaaatgttaaaaagttGTTCGTTGACGTGGATTCTTATACATGATGCTTTTATTATgcaataaagataaaacaaccttttctctttatatttattatttatcctATACTCTATTTCAagaagaaaacatgttatagTGTAATTATTCAATTATAGCATTAGTAATATTATTAAGAAGAGATTACATGATTATATAAAAAACCACTGGTATAAAGTTTATAACAAGATATACAGTTTTCTAATTATAAAGATCTCACAAGcgtttcaaaatgaaaaaataaaaatatagaaaaatcaaTACATCATATTACCATTTATGTTtatacaaaactatttatatatattgtctcaaagttatatttctttaacatttattttacatttttttctgtttttatgaattatattgCTGTAGACGAATAAACCACCATCCATAAAACACATTGGGTAaactaaaaatagtttaaaatttataaattttaaataaaaaaatttaacaacaaACATTTTTACATCATATCACCGTATATTTAAACATAAGGTCTTCAAGGCTTATTTAAACGTTACTAACCACAAACAATCTTTAGAATATTTATGTATTGACTAGTGCTATGAAATTATGCACATATTATTATTCAATCACTCTTACTTTTCAAGAGTTATAATTATAACATGTTCCGACTTCTTCCGATTCATAAAGTATGatagaataaattatatatttgatgaGTTAAACAATTGTCGACACTCTAAACATGAACCTTCATCAACTATAGAGTTTTTTTCATCTACATAAATCCAATTACCAGTAGAGTCAAAATGATCTCATTTCAATACCTATCACTAATACACCTCATACAAAACCATTTGTGATAGTATTCCTTCCcaaaaaacaattatatcatcatttccttttataaaatatctaatttcaCTATTAACTTTACCAATATAGCAAGCATAGTCAATAGAAATTAACAAAAACACAAAGTATCCATATTAAACCAAGTAGCGCCAATAATTAGAAGGATGTCCAACACGTTACTGTCAAGTGAGAGCCCAACACACTATTGTTCAGTGTTGGGGACCTCTAAAATTCACTAGCATATCTATACACTATATTACACAAGAACTGCCTAACGCCTAGAGCTTTCTCACTTTGATTTTTAGAACTAGTGTCCTACTACTACCGCCCAACACCATTgtagaaaattaagaaatatgagTGTCTCAACTTGCTTGATTGGTTTTAATTGGTACTTTTGAGTCTTTTTCTAACTTTCATTTGTTGCCAAAAAACAATTCAAAGTTGTATAATTATATAAGccaattattcaaatttaatactctcattcaatcattttctcaatttcaaacCTAATCAATCATACATTTACTTGTAAAGGCAAACATTATCACTTAACAAATTTAACCAACTTATTTTACACAATTCAGATAACTTCAACAAATCATACAAAACATTACACAATCTAATCAAATCATGTTTTACTATCCCAATAATTATGAGACAAGAATGCAatactagcttcccttacttcTATTATAGTTTTTAACACACAATTAGTCCTTATCTTTACGTTATACAAACTACTCTAAAActctataaaaatttaaataagtaatcTCAATACTTCTTTTAAGACAAGAAAAAGACAAAGATTTCTAAAAGACTCCTTACAACTATATGCAAAACTACCATATTCAACCTACATCACAAACATGATTTGACTctaaaatagaacaaaaattgGAGGCTATAAATGTTTTCCTTATCACTAGAAACACTTATGTCTATTTGAATCTTAAGAAAGATGAGAAGTAGGATTAGAATTTTAGAAAGAagataaatgattaaatttaaattttactactcgttttctcttttaatttaagCCTCTCCtgcagttttcatttttattcattcTCCGCCGGGTTCTCTCCACTACTGCAGTTTACGTGTCGGTTATTAATTATGCATGActttactgaaaaaaaaaacaaaaagtctCATTGAGACAATggaatattataattatatattaactaaaacCAATAAACCTCCattaatatgtatatttacaaatagtaaaagatattaataagaaattaaaagcaTTCAATCTGATTGTTCTATAGTGAGGATACGAAGATACATAGACCAACAATTAATATTTC
Protein-coding sequences here:
- the LOC108344327 gene encoding probable serine/threonine-protein kinase PBL26 isoform X1 gives rise to the protein MLSLLNHDNLVKLTGYCADGDQRLLVYEFMPGGSLEARLLERRPDEPPLDWYSRMKIASHAAKGLWYLHDKANPSIIYRDLKSANILLDDDFNAKLSDYGLAKLAGNDKANIVPTRVMGTYGYSAPEYVRTGNLTLKSDVYSFGVVLLELITGRRAVDTTRSHDEQNLVSWAQPIFRDPKRYPDMADPNLKNDFPEKDLNQVVAIAAMCLQEEAAARPLMSDVVTALSFLSTACPEGGGGNNNSSSGEYSSSSDDSGSSKNQVSEK
- the LOC108344327 gene encoding probable serine/threonine-protein kinase PBL26 isoform X2 — encoded protein: MGEGCFGRVYKGTIPATGQVVAVKQLDRNGAQGCKDFLVEVLMLSLLNHDNLVKLTGYCADGDQRLLVYEFMPGGSLEARLLDEPPLDWYSRMKIASHAAKGLWYLHDKANPSIIYRDLKSANILLDDDFNAKLSDYGLAKLAGNDKANIVPTRVMGTYGYSAPEYVRTGNLTLKSDVYSFGVVLLELITGRRAVDTTRSHDEQNLVSWAQPIFRDPKRYPDMADPNLKNDFPEKDLNQVVAIAAMCLQEEAAARPLMSDVVTALSFLSTACPEGGGGNNNSSSGEYSSSSDDSGSSKNQVSEK
- the LOC108344326 gene encoding probable serine/threonine-protein kinase PBL28 — encoded protein: MDECVEVKEYIYTWGEDGFPTSLCCRNALTVVSNALATHALSSGGQVFLSQDQWQRCLQSFHPQPGMSLDSCGFDNFYRGSSICSNFILQDVRTLQPYQDALSQCSHFDQPFGQSCADCTSGISNVRDTLYSQVEKHNNDIDRAICGVAAIVGLAAGRPNDPLVDKFLLCLPSSASGSDKRSLWKALLSVPVVVIVILIVVIMVKCLSKKKGRKPVDLQDITAWSGLYWFCKTEIENAMNYGGRKISLGRGSAGHVYRGVLPSGQIVAIKHLTKSNTSESFTREIEGLSRLRHPNLVCLFGCCIEGDERYLVYEFCANGNLAQHLLRRDSHLTWETRVRILRDCSFALKYLHHHIEGCVVHRDIKLTNILLTEKYQAKLSDFGLSKVMGIKESKVFTDVRGTIGYMDPEYMSNAKLTCASDVYSFGIVALQILSGQKVIELDLDARDQLTRKARDVSMGKRPLSDFEDPRLKGKVDKADFEAILQIAVLCVAKSSKGRPTIEVVFDELDKVCMDTETKMKVKKDESSSSNSTPSSKSSKSAPL